Proteins encoded in a region of the Nocardia asteroides genome:
- a CDS encoding YdcF family protein, which translates to MLLLVVGVVLLGVFAVRFCRDRRRLGHGVYLLLGTAFVGAWAVDRLADDDLPVVLAPLLVLLSPLLVLVLAGLLIGNGAQLVRREGWRIPNLLPFGLGIALLAPYVVLALALSTENFWFVVLLASLTTAIGYIGFLFAAFLLYTLCYGLLPYRRGMEAIVVHGAGLVEGDVPPLLAARLDRALEVYRGEAERGRAPLLIVSGGRGSDEEVSEASAMAEYLIDHGVPEDHVVLEDRSGTTEENLLFTKRLLGERGAAARMVLVTSNFHILRTAILARRLDLDAEVTGAETAFYYLPSAFLREFAALLVAYKWTNVVAGVALVSLPPLALLATRG; encoded by the coding sequence GTGCTTCTGCTGGTCGTCGGCGTGGTCCTGCTCGGTGTGTTCGCGGTGCGATTCTGCAGGGACCGCAGGCGGCTGGGGCACGGTGTGTATCTGCTACTCGGGACGGCGTTCGTCGGCGCGTGGGCGGTCGACCGGCTTGCCGACGACGATCTTCCGGTGGTGCTCGCGCCACTGCTCGTGCTCTTGTCGCCGCTGTTGGTGCTGGTGCTCGCCGGGCTGTTGATCGGCAACGGCGCGCAATTGGTGCGCCGTGAGGGGTGGCGTATCCCGAACCTGCTGCCGTTCGGGCTCGGTATCGCGCTCTTGGCGCCGTATGTCGTACTGGCTCTCGCCCTCTCGACCGAGAACTTCTGGTTCGTGGTCCTGCTGGCCTCGCTGACTACCGCGATCGGCTACATCGGGTTCCTGTTCGCGGCGTTTCTGCTGTACACGCTCTGCTACGGCCTGCTGCCCTATCGCCGCGGGATGGAGGCGATCGTCGTGCACGGCGCCGGGTTGGTCGAGGGCGACGTGCCGCCGCTGTTGGCCGCGCGCCTGGATCGGGCGCTCGAGGTCTACCGCGGCGAGGCAGAGCGGGGGCGCGCCCCGCTGCTGATCGTCAGCGGAGGTAGAGGATCCGACGAGGAGGTCTCCGAGGCGTCGGCGATGGCGGAGTACCTGATCGACCACGGCGTGCCGGAAGACCACGTGGTGCTGGAGGATCGGTCGGGCACCACCGAGGAGAACCTGCTCTTCACCAAGCGGCTGCTCGGCGAACGCGGCGCGGCCGCGCGAATGGTGTTGGTGACAAGCAACTTCCACATCCTGCGCACGGCGATCCTGGCACGCCGCCTGGACCTCGATGCCGAGGTGACGGGTGCCGAGACCGCCTTCTACTACCTGCCGAGCGCGTTCCTGCGCGAGTTCGCCGCGCTGTTGGTGGCCTACAAATGGACCAACGTGGTAGCGGGTGTTGCCCTGGTCTCGCTTCCGCCGCTCGCCCTGCTCGCCACCCGGGGCTGA
- a CDS encoding lipase family protein yields the protein MLRLVIATAAAALCAITPQATAQPIYPAPDPDPFYATPAGLDRAVPGDVLAVRTMPGLLAFPGATVTMIKFRSTNSAGEPIAATTTVLTPPNPAPGGPLLSYQHIINGLGTRCAVSRVLYTSDPSLEVREAPALNALLLRGWSVALPDHLGPTSAYGAAKLGGMITLDGIRAARRVAELGLADSPVAMLGYSGGGMASAWAAALAPTYAPELPLVGVAAGGVPTNLVKMIEGIGYAPHAAFGLAFAAAIGLEREYPARLPVSEHLNSVGLSVRDRIADSCTNEILLVGAGRAIVDVAASNSLASDQRARGVLEENSLELSADIPAMPVFQWRAQHDALIPVESVDHTLRRYCEAGVQAQYEKFLSPDHLSAAVLGMPSALAWLEARFKGVPAPSNC from the coding sequence ATGCTTCGATTGGTCATCGCCACCGCCGCGGCCGCGCTCTGTGCGATCACACCGCAGGCCACAGCTCAACCGATCTATCCCGCACCTGATCCCGATCCGTTCTACGCCACTCCGGCCGGCTTGGACCGCGCCGTACCCGGCGACGTCCTCGCGGTACGGACGATGCCCGGCCTACTCGCCTTCCCCGGCGCGACGGTCACGATGATCAAGTTCCGCTCGACCAACTCCGCGGGCGAGCCGATCGCGGCCACCACCACCGTGCTGACCCCGCCGAATCCCGCCCCCGGTGGGCCGCTGCTGTCCTATCAGCACATCATCAACGGACTCGGCACCCGGTGCGCGGTGTCCCGCGTGCTCTACACCAGCGACCCGAGTCTGGAGGTGCGGGAAGCGCCCGCCCTCAACGCTCTGCTGCTGCGCGGCTGGTCCGTCGCTCTCCCCGACCATCTCGGGCCGACCAGCGCCTACGGCGCGGCGAAACTCGGCGGCATGATCACCCTGGACGGCATCCGCGCCGCACGGCGGGTCGCCGAACTCGGATTGGCCGACAGCCCGGTCGCCATGCTCGGCTACTCCGGCGGAGGCATGGCGAGCGCGTGGGCGGCGGCGCTCGCGCCGACCTACGCGCCGGAACTGCCGCTCGTCGGCGTCGCCGCGGGCGGGGTGCCGACGAACCTGGTCAAGATGATCGAGGGCATCGGCTACGCGCCGCACGCGGCGTTCGGGCTCGCTTTCGCGGCCGCCATCGGATTGGAGCGGGAGTACCCGGCGCGATTGCCGGTGAGCGAACACCTGAACTCGGTCGGATTGTCGGTCCGGGACCGGATCGCCGACAGTTGCACCAACGAGATCCTGCTGGTCGGCGCCGGTCGCGCCATCGTGGACGTCGCGGCATCGAACTCGCTCGCCAGCGATCAGCGCGCACGCGGCGTGCTCGAGGAGAACAGTCTGGAACTCTCCGCCGATATCCCGGCCATGCCGGTATTCCAGTGGCGCGCACAGCACGACGCGCTGATTCCGGTGGAGTCGGTCGACCACACGCTCCGGCGCTACTGTGAGGCGGGCGTGCAAGCCCAATACGAGAAGTTCCTCAGCCCAGACCATTTGTCCGCCGCGGTGCTCGGGATGCCGTCGGCTCTGGCCTGGCTGGAAGCGCGCTTCAAGGGTGTGCCCGCACCTAGCAACTGCTGA
- a CDS encoding CsbD family protein: MPDHQTGPREAVEGVVEDVKGKAKEAAGVITGDQDLKKEGRAQQDKAESQREAARKEAEAEKARAEADLDEARQNAYESGKDV; encoded by the coding sequence ATGCCGGACCATCAGACCGGACCGCGAGAAGCTGTCGAGGGTGTCGTCGAGGACGTCAAGGGGAAGGCGAAGGAAGCCGCCGGCGTCATCACCGGTGACCAGGACCTGAAGAAAGAGGGTCGCGCGCAGCAGGACAAGGCCGAATCCCAGCGGGAGGCGGCGCGCAAGGAAGCCGAGGCCGAAAAGGCCCGGGCGGAAGCGGATCTCGATGAGGCGCGCCAGAACGCGTACGAGAGCGGGAAGGACGTCTAG
- a CDS encoding DUF6010 family protein produces MMYVAPVLIGVLYALAMSAIPEPQRRRFNAVMVAGAGAAYLSGGGFGGWEFAFTAIVTYCAYRGLESWTFIGIAWLVHTAWDLLHHFKGNPIIPFAHDSSLGCAICDPVIAVWCLYGGRSLFSFRGRPATA; encoded by the coding sequence ATGATGTATGTCGCGCCGGTGCTGATCGGCGTCCTCTACGCGCTGGCGATGTCGGCCATCCCCGAGCCCCAGCGCCGCCGTTTCAATGCCGTCATGGTCGCGGGCGCGGGCGCCGCTTACCTCAGCGGTGGTGGATTCGGCGGCTGGGAATTCGCTTTCACCGCCATCGTCACGTATTGCGCGTACCGCGGATTGGAGTCCTGGACCTTCATCGGGATCGCGTGGCTCGTGCACACCGCTTGGGATCTACTGCACCACTTCAAGGGCAACCCCATCATCCCGTTCGCCCACGACTCGTCCCTCGGCTGCGCCATCTGCGACCCTGTCATCGCCGTGTGGTGCCTTTACGGCGGACGCTCGCTCTTCTCTTTCCGGGGCCGGCCCGCGACGGCGTGA
- a CDS encoding multidrug efflux MFS transporter: MSAEPSAPVSGGRTPIVIRVLVLATFVVILNETIMINAIPRLMGDLSITDRAAQWVSTAFMLTMAAVIPTTGWFLQRVTTRQAYAAAMAVFLAGTALSAVAPSFAVLLLGRIIQAFGTAVMMPLLMTTLMTVVPEHDRGRVMGNVTLAISVAPAMGPVISGAVLQIGSWRWLFVLVLPIAGVITWLGLRQLENVGEPQAGQIDPIGVALAALGFGGLVFGLSRFESGHLTTPALIVSAGSALIAAFVWRQLRLQRTGTPLLDLRVLLSGTYTKALVLMSVAFMAMLGSMILLPLYLQNLRGLSPLATGLLVMPGGLAMGLLGPTVGRLFDRFGGRSLVIPGSVGIAASLAGFTQISMTMPYWQLLALHILLMVSLAAAFTPVFTLGLGALPQHLYSHGSSMLGTLQQVAAAFGTALVVTVMSARSTTLVGDGLDAVTAQLDGMRLAFLVSAALALIVIVMAVLLPSRAAAPVEAEEPETATPELVKG, encoded by the coding sequence ATGTCCGCCGAACCATCCGCTCCAGTCTCGGGAGGACGGACACCGATTGTCATCCGGGTGTTGGTGCTCGCGACGTTCGTGGTGATCCTGAACGAGACCATCATGATCAACGCGATCCCGCGGCTGATGGGAGACCTCTCGATCACCGACCGGGCGGCGCAATGGGTGTCGACGGCGTTCATGCTGACGATGGCGGCGGTCATCCCGACCACCGGCTGGTTCCTGCAGCGTGTGACCACTCGTCAGGCTTACGCCGCGGCGATGGCCGTCTTCCTGGCAGGTACCGCGCTGTCGGCCGTCGCGCCGTCGTTCGCGGTGCTGCTGCTCGGCCGGATCATCCAAGCCTTCGGCACCGCGGTGATGATGCCGCTGCTGATGACCACGCTGATGACGGTGGTGCCCGAGCACGATCGCGGCAGGGTGATGGGCAATGTCACCTTGGCCATTTCGGTGGCGCCGGCCATGGGGCCGGTGATCTCCGGAGCGGTGCTGCAGATCGGTTCGTGGCGTTGGCTTTTCGTGCTGGTGCTGCCGATCGCGGGCGTGATCACCTGGCTGGGTCTGCGCCAGCTGGAGAACGTCGGTGAACCGCAGGCCGGGCAGATCGACCCGATCGGCGTGGCACTGGCCGCGCTCGGCTTCGGTGGGCTGGTGTTCGGGCTCAGCCGGTTCGAGAGCGGCCACCTCACCACCCCGGCGCTGATCGTCTCCGCGGGCTCGGCGCTCATCGCCGCGTTCGTGTGGCGTCAGTTGCGCCTGCAGCGCACCGGCACTCCGCTGCTGGACCTGCGGGTCCTGTTGTCGGGCACCTACACCAAGGCGCTGGTGCTGATGTCGGTCGCGTTCATGGCGATGCTCGGCTCGATGATCCTGCTGCCGTTGTACCTGCAGAACCTGCGTGGCCTGAGCCCGTTGGCCACCGGTTTGCTGGTGATGCCGGGCGGGTTGGCGATGGGTCTGCTCGGCCCGACGGTCGGTCGCCTGTTCGACCGGTTCGGCGGACGTTCGCTGGTGATTCCCGGTTCGGTCGGCATCGCCGCCTCGCTGGCGGGCTTCACGCAGATCTCGATGACCATGCCGTACTGGCAGCTGCTGGCCCTGCACATCCTGCTCATGGTGTCGCTGGCCGCGGCCTTCACCCCGGTCTTCACCCTCGGTCTCGGCGCTCTGCCGCAGCACCTGTACTCGCACGGCAGCTCCATGCTGGGCACCTTGCAGCAGGTCGCCGCGGCTTTCGGCACCGCCCTGGTGGTGACGGTGATGTCGGCGCGCAGCACCACGCTGGTCGGCGATGGCCTCGACGCCGTCACCGCCCAGCTCGACGGCATGCGTTTGGCCTTCCTCGTCTCCGCCGCCTTGGCGCTGATCGTGATCGTCATGGCGGTGCTGTTGCCGAGCCGGGCCGCCGCCCCCGTGGAAGCCGAGGAACCGGAGACCGCGACGCCCGAGCTGGTCAAGGGCTGA
- a CDS encoding glycosyltransferase encodes MTVVVITRDRRDQLLETLAHMTALPDAAPIILVDNGSTDGTADAVAATFPAVDLIRSPENLGAVARNIAVERVVTPYVAFCDDDTRWQPGALTRAADLLDQYSGLASVTGRCLVAPDLHEDPITPELRDSPICGPDWLPGPALLGVMAALSAFRVSAFEQVGGFSPRLWFGGEEELLALDLAAHGWWMCWIEDMLIHHEPSPARDSTLRRRLGIRNTLWTLWLRRPVRSAARRTAVVLDSAPADLTTAAAVLEVVCGLPWVLREREVLPPRVEEGLVLLEESQLRSVARRYVG; translated from the coding sequence ATGACGGTCGTCGTCATCACTCGCGACCGGCGCGATCAACTGTTGGAAACGCTCGCGCACATGACCGCGCTCCCCGACGCGGCGCCGATCATCCTCGTGGACAACGGGTCGACGGACGGCACGGCCGACGCGGTCGCCGCGACCTTCCCCGCCGTCGACCTCATCCGCTCGCCGGAGAACCTGGGTGCGGTGGCCAGGAACATCGCGGTCGAGCGGGTGGTCACGCCGTATGTGGCCTTCTGCGACGACGACACCCGATGGCAGCCGGGCGCCTTGACCCGCGCCGCCGACCTGCTCGACCAGTATTCCGGCCTGGCTTCGGTGACCGGACGATGCCTGGTCGCGCCCGACCTGCACGAGGACCCGATCACCCCCGAACTGCGCGATTCACCGATCTGTGGGCCCGACTGGCTGCCGGGGCCCGCTCTGCTCGGTGTGATGGCGGCGCTGTCCGCCTTCCGGGTCAGTGCGTTCGAACAAGTCGGCGGCTTCTCCCCGCGGTTGTGGTTCGGCGGCGAGGAGGAACTGCTCGCACTCGACCTCGCGGCGCACGGCTGGTGGATGTGCTGGATCGAGGACATGCTGATCCATCACGAGCCCTCACCCGCACGTGATTCGACCCTTCGCCGGCGGCTCGGTATCCGGAACACCCTGTGGACGTTGTGGCTGCGCCGCCCGGTGCGAAGCGCCGCCCGGCGGACCGCCGTGGTGCTCGACTCGGCCCCGGCAGACCTGACGACGGCCGCGGCCGTCCTCGAGGTGGTGTGTGGACTGCCCTGGGTGCTCCGCGAACGAGAAGTTCTGCCGCCGCGCGTGGAGGAGGGCCTGGTATTGCTGGAAGAATCCCAGCTCCGTTCCGTCGCCCGCCGTTACGTGGGCTGA
- a CDS encoding glycosyltransferase codes for MAKTTVVIATRNRASELARTLTELCALRPRPPIVVLDNASVDDTAGEAEAFPDVKVLRLNRNLAAAARNLGVALARTPYVAFSDDDSWWAADALPEAERVLDACPRLGLVAGRTLVGADERDDPVNELMATSPLGHHPELPGPSVLGFLACAAIVRREAYLQAAGFSPLLHFGAEERLLSLDLAACGWDLCYVAQVRAHHHPSARRPPPAWRRRAEQRNNALIAWMRRPLRRCAAESAVLLRRAARDPAALRAVAGFLGRLPWALAQRRRLPPEVERQARILELAHGRK; via the coding sequence ATGGCGAAGACGACAGTCGTCATCGCCACCCGGAACCGGGCTTCGGAATTGGCCCGTACCTTGACCGAGTTGTGCGCCCTGCGCCCGCGTCCCCCGATCGTGGTGCTGGACAACGCCTCGGTCGACGACACCGCAGGCGAGGCGGAGGCATTCCCGGATGTGAAAGTCCTCCGGCTGAACCGCAATCTCGCGGCGGCGGCGCGCAATCTCGGCGTCGCGCTCGCCCGGACGCCGTACGTGGCTTTCAGTGACGACGACTCCTGGTGGGCCGCCGACGCGCTGCCCGAGGCAGAGCGGGTGCTGGACGCCTGTCCGCGGCTCGGTCTGGTAGCGGGACGCACGCTGGTGGGTGCCGACGAGCGTGACGACCCCGTCAACGAACTGATGGCGACCAGCCCGCTCGGGCATCATCCCGAGCTTCCGGGTCCGTCGGTGCTCGGCTTCCTGGCCTGTGCGGCGATCGTCAGGAGGGAGGCCTACCTGCAAGCCGCCGGATTCAGTCCGCTGCTGCATTTCGGCGCCGAGGAACGGTTGCTGTCGCTCGACCTGGCGGCCTGCGGGTGGGACCTCTGTTATGTGGCGCAAGTGCGTGCCCACCATCACCCGTCGGCGCGGCGACCGCCGCCCGCGTGGCGCAGGCGAGCCGAACAGCGCAACAACGCGTTGATCGCCTGGATGCGGCGGCCGCTGCGGCGGTGCGCGGCCGAGTCCGCGGTCCTGCTGCGCCGGGCGGCCCGAGACCCCGCGGCGTTGCGCGCGGTGGCGGGCTTCCTGGGCCGCCTGCCGTGGGCGTTGGCGCAGCGGCGCCGACTGCCGCCGGAGGTGGAACGTCAGGCCAGGATCCTGGAACTCGCCCACGGAAGGAAGTGA
- a CDS encoding polysaccharide pyruvyl transferase family protein, whose protein sequence is MRVLVTGWPSFVHGEATAGDVLSMSRVCDALASAGIPHDTAWSPAFRSDALHLDDADSQRYSHLVFVCGPAHGEQVRFLHERYANCRRIAVGVSVLDPADAAVTGFHRVLPRDGLSTARPDMAVAASTVTVPVVGVAFAPGQAEYGTARRHGSVHRALMRWLCDLDCARLPLDTRLASDDWRHCRTPDQLASVFSRLDAVVTTRLHGLVLGLRAGVPVLAVDPIAGGGKVTAQAGALDWPALVSAEQTADAGAFEHWWRWCLSSEGRDRARRREFPAADALTRELLDELLTGRPA, encoded by the coding sequence ATGCGGGTACTTGTCACCGGGTGGCCCAGCTTCGTGCACGGCGAAGCGACAGCGGGGGACGTTCTCAGCATGAGCCGCGTGTGCGACGCTCTCGCATCCGCCGGGATACCCCATGACACGGCGTGGAGCCCCGCATTCCGTTCCGACGCCTTGCATCTGGACGACGCCGACTCCCAACGCTATTCCCACCTCGTGTTCGTGTGCGGGCCCGCGCATGGGGAGCAGGTGCGGTTTCTGCACGAACGGTATGCGAACTGCCGACGCATCGCGGTGGGCGTTTCCGTTCTCGATCCGGCCGATGCGGCGGTCACCGGATTCCACCGCGTCTTGCCGCGCGACGGCCTGTCCACCGCGCGACCGGACATGGCCGTCGCGGCGTCCACCGTCACCGTCCCGGTGGTTGGCGTCGCGTTCGCGCCGGGACAGGCCGAATACGGCACGGCCCGGCGGCATGGGTCGGTGCACCGGGCGTTGATGCGCTGGCTATGCGATCTGGACTGCGCCCGGCTACCGCTCGATACCAGGCTGGCGTCCGACGACTGGCGCCACTGCCGCACGCCCGATCAGCTCGCGTCGGTGTTCTCCCGTCTCGACGCGGTGGTCACGACCCGCCTGCACGGCCTGGTGCTGGGCCTGCGAGCCGGTGTGCCGGTCCTGGCGGTGGATCCCATCGCGGGCGGGGGAAAGGTCACCGCGCAAGCGGGGGCGTTGGACTGGCCCGCATTGGTCTCCGCCGAGCAAACCGCCGACGCGGGCGCGTTCGAGCATTGGTGGCGCTGGTGTCTGTCGTCGGAGGGACGCGATCGCGCGCGGCGGCGTGAGTTTCCCGCGGCCGACGCCTTGACTCGGGAACTGCTCGACGAGCTGCTCACGGGACGTCCGGCGTGA
- a CDS encoding aldehyde dehydrogenase family protein → MSGPSAVTFPAGQDATETIEILDPATGATVGKVAMTGMAEIDSRLELANRVQPVWARTPAGERAAALRASAALLRERADELAELNRVETGRPLSESKEGVAAGAATLEQYAELGPVHRGKSLQGNFEATDLMVWEPRGVVIALTPWNDPVAVSCGLLGAALVTGNTVVYKPSERAPHTGGLLGDLLAGALPEGVLQTVQGDGRVGALLAARSDVDVVAHVGSTATGRSIAKSAATTGAKALLENGGNDALVVDTGVDPVWAAGQAALGAFANSGQICVSVERIFAHRDVAEAFLAALVAEAEARTVAPLVDRRHRDHVHAHVREAVDHGAELMTGGVVPDGAGAHYPATVLAHCDPKMRIMREETFGPVAPVRVVDSFEQGIAEAANDDYGLAATVLTPSMANAQRAWRELPVGTVKINAVFGGAPGGAAHPRRASGAGFGYGPELLDEMTQTKVVHLRPAKI, encoded by the coding sequence ATGAGCGGACCGAGCGCTGTCACGTTTCCCGCAGGACAAGACGCGACCGAAACGATCGAGATCCTCGATCCGGCCACCGGCGCCACTGTCGGCAAGGTGGCCATGACCGGTATGGCGGAGATCGATTCGCGCCTGGAGCTGGCCAACCGTGTGCAGCCGGTCTGGGCGCGAACCCCGGCGGGCGAGCGGGCCGCCGCGCTACGCGCGAGCGCCGCCTTGCTTCGCGAGCGTGCCGATGAACTCGCCGAGCTCAATCGGGTCGAGACCGGACGTCCACTCTCCGAGAGCAAGGAGGGTGTGGCGGCAGGCGCCGCGACGTTGGAGCAATATGCCGAGCTCGGACCGGTGCACCGAGGCAAGAGCCTGCAGGGGAACTTCGAGGCCACCGACCTCATGGTGTGGGAACCGCGCGGCGTCGTCATCGCCCTGACGCCGTGGAACGATCCCGTGGCGGTGTCCTGCGGATTGCTCGGCGCGGCGCTGGTCACGGGAAACACGGTCGTGTACAAGCCGAGTGAACGCGCGCCGCATACCGGCGGGCTGCTGGGCGATCTGCTCGCCGGTGCGCTCCCGGAGGGCGTTCTGCAGACGGTGCAGGGCGATGGGAGGGTCGGCGCGCTGCTGGCCGCACGTTCCGATGTGGACGTCGTCGCGCATGTCGGTAGCACGGCCACCGGACGGTCGATCGCGAAAAGCGCTGCGACCACGGGTGCCAAGGCATTGCTGGAAAACGGCGGCAACGACGCGCTCGTCGTCGACACCGGGGTCGATCCGGTCTGGGCGGCGGGTCAGGCGGCGCTCGGCGCGTTCGCCAACTCCGGCCAGATCTGCGTGTCCGTCGAGCGGATCTTCGCGCACCGGGACGTCGCGGAGGCCTTTCTCGCCGCGCTGGTCGCCGAAGCCGAGGCCAGGACGGTGGCGCCGTTGGTCGACCGGCGCCATCGCGATCACGTCCACGCCCACGTGCGCGAGGCGGTGGACCACGGGGCCGAGCTGATGACCGGCGGCGTGGTGCCGGACGGTGCCGGCGCGCACTATCCGGCCACCGTGTTGGCCCACTGCGATCCGAAGATGCGCATCATGCGTGAGGAAACGTTCGGTCCGGTCGCGCCGGTGCGGGTGGTGGATTCGTTCGAGCAGGGCATCGCGGAAGCGGCGAACGACGACTACGGACTCGCGGCGACCGTGCTCACTCCGTCGATGGCCAACGCGCAGCGCGCCTGGCGGGAACTGCCGGTGGGCACGGTGAAGATCAACGCGGTGTTCGGCGGGGCGCCCGGCGGTGCGGCGCACCCACGCCGGGCCAGCGGAGCAGGCTTCGGTTACGGACCCGAGTTGCTGGACGAGATGACCCAGACGAAGGTCGTGCACCTGCGCCCGGCGAAAATCTAG
- a CDS encoding glycosyltransferase, with protein MAETTERLGVLLWHVHGSWTTSFVRGPHRYLIPVVEDGGPWGRGRCGRDWPSAEEVPAGRLREIEPDVVVLQRPEEIALIEQWLGRRPGVDIPAVYVEHNAPRPSAATTRHPLAERADIPIVHVTHFNNLMWDNGSTPTRVVPHGIVDPGALYTGEIPHGVALINEPARRGRITGSDLLPDFAMAGPVDLYGIGASDYTADKPARYPIRGIGDFEQSALHPEMARRRVYLHTARWTSLGLSLLEAMHLAMPVVALATTEAVSAVPPEAGAISCDVASLTAKFRELLHEPDLAVLAGKSARQFALEHYSLDAFLRRWDSLLAELTE; from the coding sequence ATGGCCGAAACCACCGAACGGCTCGGAGTGCTGTTATGGCACGTGCACGGCTCTTGGACGACGTCGTTCGTGCGAGGACCGCACCGCTACCTGATCCCTGTGGTGGAAGACGGCGGGCCGTGGGGCCGCGGGAGGTGCGGCCGCGACTGGCCCTCCGCCGAGGAGGTGCCCGCAGGCCGGTTGCGGGAAATCGAGCCGGACGTGGTCGTTCTCCAGCGCCCGGAGGAAATCGCCCTGATCGAGCAATGGCTCGGTCGTCGTCCCGGCGTCGACATTCCGGCGGTCTACGTCGAGCACAACGCTCCGCGGCCCAGCGCGGCCACCACCAGGCATCCGCTGGCCGAACGCGCCGACATCCCGATCGTGCACGTCACGCATTTCAACAATCTGATGTGGGACAACGGGAGCACCCCCACCCGGGTCGTGCCGCACGGGATCGTGGACCCCGGCGCGCTGTACACCGGCGAAATCCCGCACGGCGTAGCGCTGATCAACGAACCGGCGCGGCGCGGAAGGATCACGGGAAGTGATCTGTTGCCCGACTTCGCGATGGCGGGACCCGTCGATCTGTACGGCATCGGAGCGAGCGACTACACGGCGGACAAACCGGCCCGCTATCCGATTCGCGGCATCGGCGACTTCGAACAGTCGGCATTGCATCCCGAAATGGCGCGCAGAAGGGTGTATCTGCACACCGCGCGGTGGACCTCGCTCGGCTTGTCCCTGCTGGAAGCCATGCACCTGGCCATGCCGGTGGTGGCTCTCGCCACGACCGAGGCCGTCAGCGCGGTGCCGCCGGAGGCCGGGGCCATTTCGTGCGACGTCGCGTCACTCACCGCGAAGTTCCGCGAATTGCTCCACGAACCCGATCTCGCCGTGCTCGCGGGCAAGTCGGCACGGCAGTTCGCGCTGGAGCACTACAGCCTCGACGCCTTCCTGCGGCGGTGGGACTCCCTGCTCGCCGAGCTCACCGAATGA
- a CDS encoding glycosyltransferase, whose amino-acid sequence MKIAMVSEHASPLALLGGVDAGGQNVHVAELSAALCRHGHEVTVYTRREDAEAPRTVTTEQGYRVINVPAGPARALPKDELPPYMDEFGDFLHEQWRHERPDVVHAHFWMSGLAALRAARPADIPVVQTFHALGVVKRRYQGTHDTSPADRVRLEQLIAERTDRIIATCTDEVFELARMGVPRSRTSVIPCGVDPEQFTPEGPSAPRSAVHRMVSVGRLVPRKGFDIAITALTSLPDTELVLVGGPDGGELADDPEGGRLLALADALGVRDRLHMLGRVPRTRMAPLLRSADVAVCTPWYEPFGMTPLEAMACGVPVVAAAVGGLIDTVVDGVTGRLIAPQAPLELADAVRDLLSAPALRHRYGRAGRERVEKRYSWDRIATETLRAYRRVTAAGRARNNSEPGRGRSLDGSAERPATGRR is encoded by the coding sequence ATGAAGATCGCGATGGTGTCCGAACACGCCAGCCCGCTCGCCCTGTTGGGCGGCGTCGATGCCGGTGGGCAGAACGTCCATGTCGCGGAGCTGTCCGCGGCCCTGTGCCGGCACGGGCACGAGGTGACCGTCTACACGCGACGCGAGGACGCCGAGGCGCCGCGCACGGTTACCACCGAACAGGGTTACCGCGTGATCAATGTCCCGGCCGGACCGGCTCGCGCATTGCCGAAGGACGAATTGCCGCCGTACATGGATGAATTCGGCGACTTTCTGCACGAGCAGTGGCGGCACGAACGCCCCGATGTGGTGCACGCGCATTTCTGGATGTCGGGGCTGGCGGCACTGCGTGCCGCTCGGCCCGCGGATATCCCGGTGGTACAGACGTTTCACGCCCTCGGGGTGGTGAAACGCCGCTATCAGGGCACGCACGACACCAGTCCGGCCGACCGGGTGCGCCTCGAACAACTGATCGCCGAGCGGACCGACCGCATCATCGCCACCTGTACCGACGAGGTGTTCGAACTGGCCAGGATGGGCGTGCCTCGCTCCCGCACGTCGGTGATCCCCTGCGGCGTGGATCCGGAGCAGTTCACGCCCGAGGGACCGAGCGCACCGAGGTCGGCCGTGCACCGGATGGTCAGCGTGGGCAGGTTGGTGCCACGCAAAGGTTTCGACATCGCGATCACCGCGCTCACCAGCCTGCCCGACACCGAACTGGTTCTGGTCGGCGGCCCGGACGGCGGCGAACTCGCCGATGACCCGGAAGGCGGGCGGCTCCTGGCATTGGCGGACGCGCTCGGCGTGCGAGACCGGCTCCACATGCTGGGCCGGGTGCCGAGGACACGAATGGCTCCCCTGTTGAGGTCGGCGGATGTGGCCGTGTGCACGCCCTGGTACGAACCATTCGGCATGACACCGCTAGAAGCGATGGCATGTGGCGTTCCGGTGGTGGCCGCTGCGGTCGGAGGCCTCATCGATACCGTCGTCGACGGTGTGACCGGCAGGCTCATCGCCCCGCAGGCCCCCTTGGAATTGGCTGACGCGGTCCGCGATCTTCTGAGTGCGCCCGCACTCAGGCACAGGTACGGTCGCGCAGGCCGCGAGCGCGTAGAGAAGCGCTATTCGTGGGACCGGATCGCCACGGAGACACTTCGCGCGTACCGCCGGGTGACCGCGGCCGGACGGGCGCGAAACAACAGCGAGCCCGGTCGCGGCCGCTCGCTCGACGGCAGCGCCGAGCGACCGGCGACGGGTAGGCGATAG